One Burkholderia thailandensis E264 genomic window carries:
- a CDS encoding succinate dehydrogenase assembly factor 2 yields MSESSHQSDPHRRARLRWRARRGLLENDLIFERFFARHEHDLSDADVSALSRLLDLSDNDLMDLLLARKEPEGDLAGPDMSRLLEMLRSV; encoded by the coding sequence ATGAGCGAATCGTCGCATCAATCCGACCCGCATCGCCGCGCGCGGCTTCGCTGGCGCGCGCGGCGCGGTCTGCTGGAGAACGATCTGATTTTCGAGCGTTTCTTCGCCAGACACGAGCACGACCTCAGCGACGCAGACGTGAGCGCACTGTCGCGCCTGCTGGATCTAAGCGACAACGACCTGATGGACTTGCTGCTCGCGCGCAAGGAACCAGAGGGCGACCTTGCCGGCCCGGACATGTCCAGGCTGCTGGAGATGCTGCGCAGCGTTTGA
- the gltA gene encoding citrate synthase: MTPSDVKATLSFSDNSPSVELPIYKGTMGPDVIDIRKLYGQTGKFTYDPGFMSTASCNSAITYIDGDKGELLYRGYPIDNLAQNADFLESCYLLLKGELPNAAQKKEFVATVTKHTMVHEQMQFFFRGFRRDAHPMAILVAAVGALSAFYHDSLDINDPRHREVSAIRMIAKLPTLVAMAYKYSIGQPFVYPRNDLSYSANFMRMMFANPCEEYKVNDVLVRALDRILILHADHEQNASTSTVRLAGSSGANPFACIAAGIACLWGPAHGGANEAALNMLEQIGTPDNIPEFIKQVKDKNSGVKLMGFGHRVYKNYDPRAKLMRETCYEVLNELGLHDDPLFKLAMQLEKIALEDEYFVSRKLYPNVDFYSGIVQRALGIPTSMFTCIFAMARTVGWIAQWNEMIADPEQKIGRPRQLFIGETPRAAKPIDQR, from the coding sequence ATGACCCCGTCTGATGTTAAAGCCACGCTATCGTTCAGCGACAATTCGCCGAGCGTCGAACTGCCGATCTACAAGGGTACGATGGGCCCCGACGTGATCGATATCCGCAAGCTGTACGGCCAGACCGGCAAGTTCACGTATGACCCGGGCTTCATGTCGACGGCGTCGTGCAACTCGGCGATCACGTACATCGACGGCGACAAGGGCGAACTGCTGTACCGCGGCTACCCGATCGACAATCTCGCGCAAAACGCGGACTTCCTCGAATCCTGCTATCTGCTGCTCAAGGGCGAGCTGCCGAACGCCGCGCAGAAGAAGGAGTTCGTCGCCACCGTCACGAAGCACACGATGGTGCACGAGCAGATGCAGTTCTTCTTTCGCGGTTTCCGCCGCGACGCGCACCCGATGGCGATTCTCGTCGCCGCGGTCGGCGCGCTGTCCGCGTTCTACCACGACTCGCTCGACATCAACGATCCGCGTCACCGCGAAGTGTCGGCGATCCGCATGATCGCGAAGCTGCCGACGCTCGTCGCGATGGCGTACAAGTACAGCATCGGCCAGCCGTTCGTCTATCCGCGCAACGATCTGTCGTACAGCGCGAACTTCATGCGCATGATGTTCGCGAACCCGTGCGAAGAGTACAAGGTCAACGACGTGCTCGTCCGCGCGCTCGACCGCATCCTGATCCTGCACGCCGACCACGAGCAGAACGCGTCGACGTCGACGGTCCGTCTCGCGGGCTCGTCGGGCGCGAATCCGTTCGCGTGCATCGCGGCCGGCATCGCGTGTCTGTGGGGCCCGGCGCACGGCGGCGCGAACGAAGCGGCGCTGAACATGCTCGAGCAGATCGGCACGCCGGACAACATTCCCGAGTTCATCAAGCAGGTGAAGGACAAGAACTCGGGCGTGAAGCTGATGGGCTTCGGCCACCGCGTGTACAAGAACTACGATCCGCGCGCGAAGCTGATGCGCGAAACGTGCTACGAAGTGCTCAACGAGCTCGGCCTGCACGACGATCCGCTGTTCAAGCTCGCGATGCAGCTCGAGAAGATCGCGCTCGAAGACGAGTACTTCGTGTCGCGCAAGCTGTACCCGAACGTCGACTTCTACTCGGGCATCGTCCAGCGCGCGCTCGGCATCCCGACGTCGATGTTCACCTGCATCTTCGCGATGGCGCGCACGGTCGGCTGGATCGCGCAGTGGAACGAGATGATCGCCGATCCCGAGCAGAAGATCGGCCGTCCGCGGCAGCTCTTCATCGGCGAAACGCCGCGCGCGGCGAAGCCGATCGATCAGCGCTGA
- a CDS encoding helix-turn-helix domain-containing protein, which produces MKPRYERVAIPDGCSVRVYRRRLARIPFEWHHHPEYELTLTLNSRGKRFVGDHAADYAGDDLVLVPPNLPHTWTSDERLDPHEPLVALVLWFDGDWAQRVADCCPELAGLRTLLRRAAPGLAFAPDAAADMRARLPALVDRAPRTRLAAALDVLARLADAPATPLATAAAYRAADCAAPEAERLDRVLDLLDRRFHEPLRIAELAALAHLSERSLQRRFAQHVGESIARYLQRLRLAHAARLLASTDWPVSLVAVRSGYANLANFNRQFLAARRMTPRAYRQFLAAHGRAPDDARAHEAGIDVRPRSLDHRPPRAGKIKIGR; this is translated from the coding sequence ATGAAGCCGCGCTACGAACGCGTCGCGATTCCCGACGGCTGCTCGGTGCGCGTCTATCGGCGCCGGCTCGCGCGAATTCCATTCGAATGGCACCACCATCCGGAGTACGAGCTGACGCTCACGCTGAACAGCCGCGGCAAGCGCTTCGTCGGCGATCACGCCGCCGATTACGCGGGCGACGATCTCGTGCTCGTGCCGCCGAACCTGCCGCATACATGGACATCGGACGAGCGCCTCGATCCGCACGAGCCGCTCGTCGCGCTCGTCCTGTGGTTCGACGGCGACTGGGCGCAACGCGTCGCCGACTGCTGCCCGGAGCTTGCCGGCCTGCGCACGCTGCTGCGCCGGGCTGCGCCCGGGCTCGCGTTCGCGCCCGACGCCGCCGCCGACATGCGCGCCCGGCTGCCCGCGCTCGTCGATCGCGCACCGCGCACGCGGCTCGCGGCCGCGCTCGACGTGCTCGCTCGCCTCGCCGACGCGCCCGCGACGCCGCTCGCGACGGCCGCCGCCTACCGCGCGGCCGACTGCGCCGCACCCGAGGCCGAGCGGCTCGATCGCGTGCTCGATCTGCTCGACCGCCGCTTTCACGAGCCGCTGCGCATCGCCGAACTCGCGGCGCTCGCGCATCTGTCCGAGCGCTCGCTGCAGCGGCGCTTCGCGCAGCATGTCGGCGAGAGCATCGCACGCTACCTGCAGCGGCTGCGGCTCGCGCACGCCGCGCGGCTGCTCGCTTCGACCGACTGGCCCGTGTCGCTCGTCGCGGTGCGCTCCGGCTACGCGAACCTCGCGAATTTCAACCGGCAGTTCCTCGCCGCGCGCCGGATGACACCGCGCGCGTACCGGCAATTCCTCGCCGCGCACGGCCGCGCGCCCGACGACGCGCGGGCGCACGAGGCAGGCATCGACGTGCGCCCGCGATCGCTCGACCACCGCCCGCCGCGCGCGGGGAAAATCAAAATCGGCCGCTGA
- a CDS encoding VOC family protein, translated as MFSHVCMGVTDVERAFAFYAPLMEALRLDLKFRDPHGWTGWKPADAARPLFLIGRPFDGAPHAPGNGQMSAFLAPNRATVDRVYALALQAGGTSEGAPGLRRHYHPNYYGAYFRDPDGNKLCVCCHEPE; from the coding sequence ATGTTCTCACATGTCTGCATGGGCGTAACCGATGTCGAACGCGCGTTTGCGTTCTATGCGCCGTTGATGGAAGCGTTGCGGCTCGACCTCAAGTTTCGCGATCCGCACGGCTGGACGGGCTGGAAGCCGGCCGATGCGGCGCGGCCGCTGTTCCTGATCGGCCGCCCGTTCGACGGTGCGCCGCATGCGCCCGGCAACGGCCAGATGAGCGCGTTCCTCGCGCCGAACCGCGCAACCGTCGATCGCGTGTACGCGCTCGCGCTGCAGGCGGGCGGCACGAGCGAAGGCGCGCCGGGGCTGCGGCGCCATTACCATCCGAACTATTACGGCGCGTATTTTCGCGATCCTGACGGCAACAAGCTGTGCGTATGCTGCCACGAGCCGGAGTAG
- a CDS encoding DUF1479 domain-containing protein, with translation MPFHIEDLPAAIRTTKTMLRAALPNRAQVFRELEGEIARQADAILADRAQGRDTIPVLRFADIAANRVDPAALAALRTRGACVIRGVFDVRRASDWNDEIAAYVESNRLDDKLAHRAEDRYFGTLASSKPQIYGVYWSRPQIAARQSPELTQARVFLNRLWRAQSEGRVHFDPARVPAYADRIRRRPPGSSSLGLSPHVDGGSVERWLGPNFRRVYRHVLAGDWRAYDPFDAAFRPDVEEIPSPAVCSMFRTFQGWTALTPQGPGDGTLQLIPVANAMAYVVLRALQDDVPDDDLCGARPGRALSVLPAWHAPLLAALVPIPPMEPGDAVFWHGDVVHAVEDAHRGTGYSNVMYIASAPGCAKNDAYLKRQLPRFLRGESPPDFPADHFESDFAGRALADDLTELGREQMGLGS, from the coding sequence ATGCCGTTTCATATCGAAGACCTGCCGGCGGCGATCCGCACGACGAAAACGATGCTGCGCGCCGCATTGCCGAACCGCGCGCAGGTGTTTCGCGAGCTGGAAGGCGAGATCGCGCGGCAGGCCGACGCGATCCTCGCCGATCGCGCGCAAGGCCGCGACACGATCCCCGTGCTGCGGTTCGCCGACATCGCCGCGAACCGCGTCGATCCTGCGGCGCTCGCCGCGCTCAGGACGCGCGGCGCATGTGTGATCCGCGGCGTGTTCGACGTGCGGCGGGCGAGCGACTGGAACGACGAGATCGCCGCGTACGTCGAGTCGAACCGGCTCGACGACAAGCTCGCGCATCGCGCCGAGGACCGCTATTTCGGCACGCTCGCGTCGAGCAAGCCGCAGATCTACGGCGTCTACTGGTCGAGGCCGCAGATCGCCGCGCGCCAGTCGCCCGAGCTCACGCAGGCGCGCGTGTTCCTGAACCGCCTGTGGCGCGCGCAAAGCGAAGGGCGGGTGCATTTCGATCCGGCGCGCGTGCCGGCGTATGCCGACCGCATCCGCCGGCGGCCGCCGGGCTCGTCGTCGCTCGGCCTGTCGCCGCACGTCGACGGCGGGTCCGTCGAGCGCTGGCTCGGACCGAACTTCCGGCGCGTGTACCGCCACGTGCTCGCGGGCGACTGGCGCGCATACGACCCGTTCGACGCGGCGTTCCGGCCGGACGTCGAGGAGATTCCGTCGCCCGCCGTCTGCTCGATGTTCCGCACGTTCCAGGGCTGGACCGCGCTGACGCCGCAAGGGCCGGGCGACGGCACGCTGCAACTGATTCCGGTCGCGAACGCGATGGCCTATGTCGTGCTGCGCGCGCTGCAGGACGACGTGCCCGACGACGACCTGTGCGGCGCGCGGCCGGGGCGCGCGCTGTCGGTGCTGCCGGCGTGGCATGCGCCGCTGCTCGCGGCGCTCGTGCCGATTCCGCCGATGGAGCCGGGCGACGCGGTGTTCTGGCACGGCGACGTCGTGCATGCGGTCGAGGATGCGCATCGCGGAACCGGTTACAGCAACGTGATGTACATCGCGTCGGCGCCGGGCTGCGCGAAGAACGATGCCTATCTGAAGCGGCAACTGCCGCGCTTCCTGCGAGGCGAGAGCCCGCCGGATTTTCCGGCCGATCACTTCGAGTCGGATTTCGCCGGGCGTGCGCTGGCGGACGATCTGACCGAACTGGGGCGGGAGCAGATGGGGTTGGGCTCGTGA
- the mdeB gene encoding alpha-ketoglutarate dehydrogenase, translating into MNDLSNGIRPVLATARRHDDTDPQETAEWLDALDGVVAHAGAERAQYLLAQLAEHAARRRLAPPPAGATPYVNTIPVDEELPYPGDPQLEERLAAVLRWNALAMVVRANRAYGELGGHIASYASAADLFEVGFNHFFRAAGDASGGDLVYFQPHSSPGVYARAFLEGFLSDAQLDHYRREIAGPGLCSYPHPWLMPDFWQFPTGSMGIGPINAIYQARFMRYLQNRGLLRTDGRKVWGFFGDGEMDEPESIGALSLAAREGLDNLVFVINCNLQRLDGPVRGNGRIVDELESQFAGAGWNVIKVLWGSDWDALFARDATGALARAFAQTVDGQFQTFSANDGAYNRARFFGQDDALAALVAHLRDEDIDRLRRGGHDARKLYAAYDRAVRHEGRPTVILAKTMKGFGMGAIGQGRMTTHQQKKLDVEHLLAFRDRFRLPLTDDDVAQLRFHKPAEDSPEMRYLHARRAALGGCLPRRRTAATTALTVPSLPSWGQFALDGGREMSTTTAIVRMLGGLLKDATLGPRIVPVVADEARTFGMANLFRQVGIYSPLGQRYEPEDLGSMLYYREDTRGQILEEGISEAGAMSSWIAAATSYSVHDLPMLPFYIYYSMFGFQRIGDLIWAAADQRARGFLIGATSGKTTLGGEGLQHQDGTSHVAASTVPNCRAWDPAFAYEVAVIVDEGMREMVERQRDTFYYLTVTNENYAQPPLPADRLDAVRDGILKGMYPLDAAALPAARVQLLGSGAILGEVQAAAHLLRDDWRIDAAVWSVTSFTELQRDGIAAERARRLFGADDAADADDAADANERAPAPYVASALAATQGPVIAATDYARALPELIRAFVPRRYVTLGTDGFGRSDTRQALRAFFEVDRASIAIAALQALADDGVVARAVVRDAIVRYGKQDASRAPPWER; encoded by the coding sequence ATGAACGACTTATCGAACGGAATCCGCCCGGTCCTCGCGACCGCGCGCCGCCACGACGACACCGATCCGCAGGAGACCGCCGAATGGCTGGACGCGCTCGACGGCGTCGTCGCGCACGCGGGCGCCGAACGCGCGCAGTACCTGCTCGCGCAGCTCGCCGAGCACGCGGCGCGCCGCCGGCTCGCGCCGCCGCCCGCGGGCGCGACGCCGTACGTGAACACGATCCCCGTCGACGAGGAGCTGCCTTACCCGGGCGACCCGCAGCTCGAGGAACGCCTCGCGGCGGTGCTGCGCTGGAACGCGCTCGCGATGGTGGTCCGCGCGAACCGCGCCTACGGCGAGCTCGGCGGCCACATCGCGAGCTACGCGTCGGCGGCCGATCTGTTCGAGGTCGGATTCAACCATTTCTTCCGCGCGGCGGGCGACGCGTCGGGCGGCGATCTCGTCTATTTCCAGCCTCATTCGTCGCCGGGCGTCTATGCGCGCGCGTTTCTCGAAGGCTTCCTGAGCGACGCGCAGCTCGATCACTACCGGCGCGAGATCGCCGGGCCGGGCCTGTGCTCGTACCCGCATCCGTGGCTGATGCCCGACTTCTGGCAATTTCCGACGGGCTCGATGGGCATCGGCCCGATCAACGCGATCTACCAGGCGCGCTTCATGCGCTACCTGCAGAACCGAGGCCTGTTGCGCACCGACGGCCGCAAGGTATGGGGCTTCTTCGGCGACGGCGAGATGGACGAGCCGGAATCGATCGGCGCGCTGTCGCTCGCGGCGCGCGAGGGGCTCGACAATCTCGTGTTCGTGATCAACTGCAACCTGCAGCGCCTCGACGGCCCGGTGCGCGGCAACGGCCGCATCGTCGACGAGCTCGAGTCGCAGTTCGCGGGCGCGGGCTGGAACGTGATCAAGGTGCTCTGGGGCTCCGACTGGGACGCGCTGTTCGCGCGCGACGCGACGGGCGCGCTCGCGCGCGCGTTCGCGCAGACGGTCGACGGCCAGTTCCAGACGTTCTCGGCGAACGACGGCGCGTACAACCGCGCGCGCTTCTTCGGCCAGGACGACGCGCTCGCGGCGCTCGTCGCGCATCTGCGCGACGAGGACATCGACCGGCTGCGCCGCGGCGGCCACGACGCGCGCAAGCTGTACGCCGCGTATGACCGCGCGGTCCGGCACGAGGGCCGGCCGACGGTGATTCTCGCGAAGACGATGAAGGGCTTCGGCATGGGCGCGATCGGCCAGGGCCGGATGACGACCCATCAGCAGAAGAAGCTCGACGTCGAGCACCTGCTCGCGTTCCGCGACCGTTTCCGGCTGCCGCTCACCGACGACGACGTCGCGCAACTGCGTTTCCACAAACCCGCGGAAGACAGCCCGGAGATGCGATACCTGCATGCGCGCCGGGCTGCCCTGGGAGGCTGTCTGCCCAGAAGGCGGACAGCGGCGACGACGGCATTGACCGTGCCGTCGTTGCCCTCCTGGGGGCAATTCGCGCTCGACGGCGGCCGCGAGATGTCGACGACGACGGCGATCGTGCGCATGCTCGGCGGCCTGCTGAAGGACGCGACGCTCGGGCCGCGCATCGTGCCCGTCGTCGCCGACGAGGCGCGCACGTTCGGGATGGCGAACCTGTTCCGGCAGGTCGGCATCTACTCGCCGCTCGGCCAGCGCTACGAGCCCGAGGACCTGGGCTCGATGCTCTACTACCGCGAGGACACGCGCGGACAGATCCTCGAGGAAGGGATCTCGGAGGCGGGCGCGATGTCGTCGTGGATCGCGGCGGCGACGTCGTACAGCGTGCACGACCTGCCGATGCTGCCGTTCTACATCTACTACTCGATGTTCGGCTTCCAGCGCATCGGCGATCTGATCTGGGCCGCGGCCGACCAGCGCGCGCGCGGCTTCCTGATCGGCGCGACGTCGGGCAAGACGACGCTCGGCGGCGAAGGGCTCCAGCACCAGGACGGCACGAGCCATGTCGCGGCGTCGACGGTGCCGAACTGCCGCGCGTGGGACCCGGCGTTCGCGTACGAGGTCGCGGTGATCGTCGACGAAGGAATGCGCGAGATGGTCGAGCGGCAGCGCGACACGTTCTACTACCTGACCGTCACGAACGAGAACTACGCACAGCCGCCGCTGCCCGCGGACCGGCTCGACGCCGTGCGCGACGGCATTCTGAAGGGCATGTATCCGCTCGACGCGGCGGCGCTGCCCGCCGCGCGCGTGCAGTTGCTCGGCTCGGGCGCGATTCTCGGCGAAGTGCAGGCGGCCGCGCACCTGTTGCGCGACGACTGGCGGATCGACGCGGCCGTCTGGAGCGTGACGAGCTTCACCGAGCTGCAGCGCGACGGCATCGCGGCCGAACGCGCGCGGCGCCTGTTCGGCGCCGACGATGCCGCGGATGCCGACGATGCCGCGGATGCGAACGAGCGAGCGCCGGCGCCGTACGTCGCGTCGGCGCTCGCCGCAACGCAAGGGCCCGTGATCGCCGCGACCGACTATGCGCGCGCGCTGCCGGAGCTGATCCGCGCGTTCGTGCCGCGCCGCTACGTGACGCTCGGCACCGACGGCTTCGGCCGCAGCGACACGCGCCAGGCGCTGCGCGCATTCTTCGAGGTCGATCGCGCGTCGATCGCGATCGCGGCGCTGCAAGCGCTCGCCGATGACGGGGTCGTCGCGCGCGCGGTCGTGCGTGATGCGATCGTGCGCTACGGCAAGCAGGATGCGTCCCGCGCGCCGCCTTGGGAACGCTGA
- a CDS encoding Lrp/AsnC family transcriptional regulator yields MSAPSRRLDRIDIAILNQLQQNARITNAELARAVNLSPTPCFNRVRALEKLGLIKQQVTLLNPEPLGLRINVFIQVSLEKQVEDALRRFEEAIDKRPEVMECYLMSGDADYLLRVVVPSMKSLERFILDQLTTIPGVSNIRSSFALKQVRYRTALPLPAHGLTLADGDDEPQEWV; encoded by the coding sequence ATGAGCGCACCTTCTCGCCGGCTGGACCGGATCGACATCGCCATCCTGAACCAACTGCAGCAGAACGCGCGGATCACGAACGCCGAGCTCGCGCGCGCGGTGAACCTGTCGCCGACGCCGTGCTTCAACCGCGTGCGCGCGCTCGAGAAGCTGGGCCTCATCAAGCAGCAGGTGACCTTGCTGAACCCGGAGCCGCTCGGGCTGCGGATCAACGTATTCATTCAGGTGAGCCTCGAGAAGCAGGTCGAGGATGCGCTGCGCCGCTTCGAGGAGGCGATCGACAAGCGCCCCGAGGTGATGGAGTGCTATCTGATGTCGGGCGACGCCGATTACCTGCTGCGCGTCGTCGTGCCGAGCATGAAGAGCCTCGAGCGCTTCATCCTCGATCAACTGACGACAATACCGGGCGTGTCGAACATCCGGTCGAGCTTCGCGCTGAAGCAGGTCCGCTACCGGACCGCGCTGCCGCTGCCCGCGCACGGGCTCACGCTCGCCGACGGCGACGACGAGCCGCAGGAATGGGTGTGA